TACTAATGCTTCGGATGGTTTTGTCATGAATTCTTCTAATTGTTGTACCGTTTGCATAGTGGTCACCCCTTTATAAATTGAATATTCTTAAATCTTTCTGTAAAATTATATTAATATGGATTTTTGGAGGCACAGACATAATGAATAAGGCCATTCCGTATACCTCGCAAAGTTTAATAGGAATTATTGTCCCTGAAATTTTGCAGGATACAATTAAAGAAGCATTACGTGGATTCCCTAATATCCAACCACATTATTATTTAACACAGGACTTTATAATGACGGACGAGTTACAGCGGTTCATCTATGAATATGAAATGCTTGTCGCTGCAGATCCTTATATTTTTCAGCAGTTGAAATTCTATGATTCATCTTTGCAGCTTTATCAAATTAATAGCAGAGCGCTTCAGCTATACGAATTGCTGTTAACCCATAAAATACAGAATGAACAGAAACAGTATTGTTTTGACCTGCTGCAACAAAGCACCATATTGTCGATTACACATCAGTTGCACCATAAAATTGACTATGTGTTTTCTGAAGGTGAAACGGTTGATGCCATACTGGAAAATCATATAAAGCATGCTGAACAAGGCTATTTCCCGGTTACCACAATTGCCTCTGTCTATGAATCATTAAGTGAACGTAATATCGAATGTCGCTATTTAATTCCAACAAAGCAGGAACTGATCGTCGCTTTTGAGCGGGTCTTATTGGCTTCTAAAGGGCGACAAAACAAGGAAAGCCAAATCGTATACGGTTTGATTCAATTTGAAGCGATTGCCAACCAGGATCAGTCGAAAGTGGAGCAAATACTAAAGCAGTTCACGCAGCAAATGGATGGTCATTTAATTATGCTGAATCCGCTGCAATACAGTTTTATTACGACCCGTGGGCAATTTGAGCGTGAAACATTAGGTTACAAGCATTTGCCGCTGCTTTCCCGTTTCAAAGAAGAGCTGAAAATCAATTGCACAATCGGTATCGGCTTTGGAATCAATGCAAATGATTCCGGCCGTCATGCCAAACAGGCTCTCTACCAGGCAAATGAAAATGGACCAAACCTATGCTATATCGTGCGAGAAGATAATAGTGTGATCGGTCCGATTGATACGACCGTTTTTATTAACTATGAACAGTACCCGCTAGTCATAACAGATGTGAAGTTATTGGAGCGGGCTGAAAAAGCCGGGATGTCTGCTTCGTATATATCCAAATTAATGGGCCGTATTATGAAACATCAAAAGTTTATTTATACGGCTGAAGAACTTGCCCAAACATTGAACATTACTTTACGCAGCGCCAATCGCATCCTGTTAAAGTGGCTGGATGCGGGGCTTGTCGATATTATCGGCGAGGAAAAGGTAGCCCACCGCGGTCGTCCTAAAC
This genomic window from Solibacillus sp. FSL R5-0449 contains:
- a CDS encoding transcriptional regulator, with the translated sequence MNKAIPYTSQSLIGIIVPEILQDTIKEALRGFPNIQPHYYLTQDFIMTDELQRFIYEYEMLVAADPYIFQQLKFYDSSLQLYQINSRALQLYELLLTHKIQNEQKQYCFDLLQQSTILSITHQLHHKIDYVFSEGETVDAILENHIKHAEQGYFPVTTIASVYESLSERNIECRYLIPTKQELIVAFERVLLASKGRQNKESQIVYGLIQFEAIANQDQSKVEQILKQFTQQMDGHLIMLNPLQYSFITTRGQFERETLGYKHLPLLSRFKEELKINCTIGIGFGINANDSGRHAKQALYQANENGPNLCYIVREDNSVIGPIDTTVFINYEQYPLVITDVKLLERAEKAGMSASYISKLMGRIMKHQKFIYTAEELAQTLNITLRSANRILLKWLDAGLVDIIGEEKVAHRGRPKRIYYIQFLEDIKNQ